CGCGATCTTGTCCGCGTTGTGGGCGCCGTCCAGGATCACGCGCGGCCCCTCCTGGACGACCTCCGTCCGGCACGCGAGCCGGACCGCGCCGAGGCCCTCGGCGACGGAGCGCGGGCTGATCTCGAGGCCGAGCTGCTCGCCGAACAGCGACGCCGCCCTCGCGGCGAGCGCGGCGTTGTGGGACAGGGCGCTCCCGTCCGGGGCGAGCTCGACGAGAGGCGCGCCGACCGACGCGGCCTCGCGCCGGACGATGTCGAGGGCGATACCTGTCGCGCCGACGACGAGGGGCCTGCCGCGGCGCGCAGCCCCGGCCTTGTGCCAGGCGACCCGCTCTAGGTCGGGGCCGAGGACGTCGAGGTGATCCGCGCCGACGTTCGTGAGGACCGCGACCCGTGTGTCCGCGAACGACGTGAGATCGTAGCGCGCGCCGCACCCCGCCTCGATGACGGTGGCGTCGACCCGGGCCCGGCAAAACGCCTCGAACGCCATCGCGGCGGAGGCCATGCCGTGGATCGAGGCCGGCGCGTCCGCGCGGACGAGCGGCTGCGCGACGGGCACGATCGCGTCCGCGAGCGCGCCGAGCTCCTCCGCGGAGACGAAGCGCCCGGCGATCCAGTACTTCTCGGTCATCGCCTGGAGGTACGGCGAGACGTGGAGGCCGACCCGAAGCCCGGCGGCCGACAGGATGCCGGCGATCCCCGCGGCGACGGATCCCTTCCCGGAGGTGCCGACGACGTGCACGGCCGGGATCCCGCGCTGCGGATCCCCGAGGCGGCGGAGGAACCCGCGCATCGCCTCCACCCGGCCCTCGGGACGCGGGCCGTACCCCGCGCCCGGAGACAGCGAGCGCTCGAGGCGGATCAGCCCCTCGTTGATCCGGCGCTCGGCGTTGAGGTAGGTTGCGTACGCGTCCACTGCGCCTGGAATACGCCGTCGCGCGGTCCGTGTCACGGCGGGAGAGGAGCCGCGTTGGGGCTCGAAACGAGGATCCGGAGGAAGGTCGGCGCCGCGCTGCGCGCGCACCGGAGGATCGAGCCCGGGGACCGGGTGCTCCTCGCGATCTCGGGCGGCGCGGACTCGAGCGCGATGGCGCGGATCCTCGCGGAGAAGAGGAGGACGCTGCCCGTGCGGTTCGAGCTGCTCGGCTGCCACGTCGTGCTCGATCTCTTCCCCCGCAACGAGGAGGGCGAAGCGTGGCTCGACGCGTACTTCGAGCGGCTCGGGGTGCCGCTCCACCGCGTCTTCGTCGAGGCGCGGCGGTTCCTGCCGGCCGGGAAGGCGGCGAGCTGCTTCTACTGCGCGATGCAGCGGCGCAAGGCGCTCCTCGCCGAGGCGACGGCGCGCGGCTGCGGCAAGATCGCGTTCGGCCACCACCTCGACGACATCATCGAGACCCTGCTGTTGAACATGATCCACGGCGGCGCCATCGCCGCGATGCCGGTCCGCCTGGAGCTCGACGAGCACCCCGTGACGATCGTCCGGCCGCTGTGCCGCGTGAAGGAGGCCGAGATCAAGGAGTACGGGGCGGGCGCGGGCATCGTCGCCTCGGAACAGCGCTGCGGCATGGGCCGCGACGGGCGGCGCGCCCGCGTGAAGAGGGCGATCGCCGAGCTGGCGGACGGGGACGACCGGGTGCGGGACAACCTGCTCGCGTCGCTCGGGCGCGTCCGCGGGGACTACCTCGTCGAGCGGCTGCGGCGGCGCGAGTAGGGTGAGCCGAAAGCGGAGCCTCGGGGAACCTGTTCTTCGAGAGGGGGCGGATGCCTCTTCCGCCACACGCGAAAATTGTTGTGGCGCGGTGAGAAAAAGGCGGCTATTTTCTGTTCAGGGACAGGTTTTTTAGTGACCAATATTGATGCGCTTGACTGAATGGAGTAACTAACCCAATCGTCGAAACGGAAATCGAACACTGCGGAGGCGATCCCAGCGGAGAGTCTCCCAATAAACCGCCGCGCATGACACTGCGGCAAACTCGATGGAGGAGAAGTCATGAAGAAGTTTTTGTTTGTTATGATGGCTCTGGCGCTCGCGATGGGTCTCGGCACGTTGGCTTGCTCGAGCGGTGACGATTCGTCTTCGGACGGCGACGCCGACAGCGACAGCGACTCGGATTCGGACACGGACAGCGACACGGATTCGGACACGGACAGCGACACGGATTCGGATACGGACACGGACAGCGACGCGGACTGCGGCGAAGTCGACGCGACCTGCTGCGAGGCCGAGCCGTACTGCATCGACGGCACGACCCCGGTCAACACCGGCACCGGCTGCGGGTGCTACCTGACCTGCGAGCCCGGACTGTGCACGGACGACCTCGACCTCTGGGAGGAAGATACGGTCGCCTGCGGCGGTGTCGGCAGCGGCCTTGGCGCCTGCTTCGCGAACGCGGACATGGAGTCGGTCGACGAGTGCACGACCGAGACCTGCACCACGCCGAGCGGCTACACGGACGGCATCTGCCTCACCGACGGCACGAACGCCTACTGCATGCGCGCCTGCACGCCCGACAACGACGTGTGCGACATCGTCCACACCTGCACGGCCCTCATCGACTCCACGACGGAAGAGTACGCCGGCGGCGCCTGCATTCCGAACTCCTGATCCTGATTCCCTGACACCCCGAGACTATCCGTCCTGAAGTCTTTTCCCGAGAGACGTCTCCTTTTCATGGCGCCTTCCCGTCTTGTCGTGCGTGTCGCGACGAAAACCCACAGGACGGGGATGGCTCGAACGGATACACTGCCCTCTGGTGGGTGCAGCCGGAGAAGGGCTCGTGAGAGATCTGGTTTTTCTGACCACGGCCATGTTGGCTGGGGCGGCGCAGTTCGCGGTGGCTTGCGCGGGTGGCGGCGGCTCGGTTTCGGATGGCGGTGGCGACACGGATGGCGACGTGGACTGCGGCGAGGTCGACGCGATCTGCTGCGAGGCCGAGCCGTACTGCATCGACGGCACGACCCCGGTCGGCGACGGCGCCGGCGGCTGCGAGTGCTACCTGGTTTGCGAGCCCGCGATGTGCACGGACGACCTCGACCTCTGGGAGGAAGAGACGGTCGCCTGCGGCGACGTCAGCAGCGGCGGCGGCATCGGCGCCTGCTTCTCGGACGAGGACATGGAGCCGGTCGATGAGTGCACGACCGAGACCTGCACCACGGCGAGCGGCTACACGGACGGCATCTGCCTCTCCGACGCCGTCAACGCCTACTGCATGCGGCAGTGCACACCCGACAACGACGTGTGCGACATCGCCCACAGCTGCGCGGCCCTGATCGACGGCGAGGGCAACTACGCCGGCGGCGCCTGCTTCCCGAGCTAGCCTGATTCACCGTTCCTGAAACCGTAGATTCCCCCCAAGCTCAGCCGTTTTCCATCCAAAGGGAAAACCCGGTATGCTGTCCGGGCCATGGCGAACCCCGGTGCGAGGTGGAGCCCGATTGTCGCGATCGTCGCCGCGGCGGCGTTGATCGCCGCGTCGCCGGGGTGCGGGCCTGCCGGCGCGTACGCGCCGCCCGGCTTCACGCTCGAGGAGGCGGCCTGGGAGGAGCACCACGCCGCCGAGCGCGCCGGCGATCTCGAGGCGGCCGTCGCGGGGTACCGCGCCCTGTGCGGGGCGGAGCCCGGCTACGCCCGCGCGTGCTACGACCGCGTGCGCGCCCTCTTCGAGATGGGGCGCACCATCGAGGCGCGCGCGGAGACGATGGAGCTCGTCGTCGCGCACCCGTCGCACGCGCTGTCGCCGACCGCGGTCACGAGGCTCGCCGCGTCGTACGAGGAGGGCGCGGATCCCGTCGCCGGGATCGCGGCGCTCGAGGGGCTCGAGGCGCGGGTCCGCGGCGAGGACGTGTGGGACTCGACGATGTACGAGCTCGCGCGGCTCCACCGGGGGCGCGGCGACGACGCGGGCGAGGAGGAAGCGCTCGCGCGGATCGTCGCCGAGGGGCGCTGGGGGAGCCAGCTTTGGGACGACGCGATCTGGCGATCGGTCGAGCTGGCGTCGTCGCGCGGCGAGCGCGAGAAGGAGCGGCGCCTGCTCGAGAAGATCGTCGCCTCGCAGGAGGAGTCGCGCCTCATCGCGAGCTACAACTCGAAATACCACGACGACGCGCTCCTCCGCCTCGGCAGGCTCCTCCTCGAGGACGGCCGGCTCGAGGAGGCGCACGGGGCCTTCGACAAGCTGATGGCGTGGAAGGCGAGCCGCCTGCGCGACGACGGGACCTACTGGGCCGCGGTGGTCAGGCTGCGGCAGGGCAGGGCGGCCGACGCGTGCGCGCTCCTGCACGAGATCTCTTCGAAGATGGGGGGGTCGAATTCGGCCGACGCCGCCGCGGAGCTGGCGCGGGAGGCGGGCTGCGGCCGGGGCGCCGCGGGTCAGTAGTCCTCGTCCTCCTCGTCGCGTTCCTCGTCGTCCTCGTCGCCCTTCTCGTCGTCCTCGTCCTCGTCGTCCTCGTCGTCCTCGTCGTCCTCGCCGAACTCCTCGCCGGACGCTTCGACCGAGTCGCCGTCGAACCCCTCGAGCCCCTCGACCTCCTCCTCGGCGACGTCGACGTCGTCGTCCTCGAAGTGGACCTCCACGCCCCACTCCAAGAACTGCGCCTCGATCATCTCGACCAGCTCGTCGAGGCTGTCCCCGCTCCAGTCGGACGCGATCTCGTCGATCGCCTCCTCGATGTCGCCGGACTCGATGACCTCCTCGATCTGGTCGACCTGCTCGTCGGTGAAGCAGTCGCGGATGTCGTCGGAGAGCCCCTCGTATTCCCCGTTCTCGATCGCGTCGAGGATCGCCTGCTTGAGGTTCGTCGTGCGGCGAGGGTCGACAAAGATCTCCAGCACTGGAAGCTCCTTCGGTTACGGCAACGCGCGTGCCGCGTAGAAAAAAAAATATAGGTAGACCTCGGTCTCTGTCAATTCGCCGGCGAATCGAGCCGTCGGAGCTCGAAAAAAGTGCGGCCGCGTGGGACGGGGCCTCGATCGTCGCTCGAGGTTTGATACACCGATTTCGCAAGAGTACAATGGCGAATCCGCACGTCCTGCGGAGCGAAGAGGTGGTTTGCGCGATGCGATGGGCGACGCTCGGCGCGGCGATTCTCCTTCTGGCGTCGGCGCCGCGCGGCGCCGTCGCGCTCGACCTTTCGACGAACCCGGAGCGATCGTTCTTCGTCGGTTTCGACTTGGGCGCCGGCCTGGACGCCGGGCCGGAAGCGAGGCGCGCCGAGGATGGCCGGGAGGCGTACTCTCCGGCCGGGCTCCTCTTCGGTTTCGGCGGCGGGTTCCGGTTCGACGAGATCGTCGGCGTGGAGGCCGGCCTGACCCAGAGCCGGCACGCCGCCCTCGAGGCGTGGGGCGGCACCGCGGGGTACACCCTCGCGCACGTCGCGCTGCGCCTCGCGATTCCGACCCCGTCCCGGCAGACGATCGTCTTCGAGCTCGGTCCGGCGATAGGCGGCTTCTTCTTCGGCGTCGCGGACGGGATCGAGGACAACGAGGTGCTCGCGGCGGGCGGCGACGCGGGGATCGCGCTGGAGCACGAGCTGAGCGCGGCGATCGTCGTCGTCTTCCAGGCCCGCTACGCGCCGCTATGGCGCCGCGGGATGCACCTCTACCTGAGCGAGTCCGACACGTACGAATCGGAGCTCGTAGCGAAAGACGAGATCGATCTGAGTGGCCCGCGCGTCGTACATCTCGTGTGGATGACCGTCGGGTTCCAATTCGAGTGGGTGATCCCTTGATCCCGGCGTTGTC
This portion of the Pseudomonadota bacterium genome encodes:
- a CDS encoding Mur ligase family protein, with amino-acid sequence MDAYATYLNAERRINEGLIRLERSLSPGAGYGPRPEGRVEAMRGFLRRLGDPQRGIPAVHVVGTSGKGSVAAGIAGILSAAGLRVGLHVSPYLQAMTEKYWIAGRFVSAEELGALADAIVPVAQPLVRADAPASIHGMASAAMAFEAFCRARVDATVIEAGCGARYDLTSFADTRVAVLTNVGADHLDVLGPDLERVAWHKAGAARRGRPLVVGATGIALDIVRREAASVGAPLVELAPDGSALSHNAALAARAASLFGEQLGLEISPRSVAEGLGAVRLACRTEVVQEGPRVILDGAHNADKIAVAIDAALARATPGPKVAVVGLLAAKAAPETFRPLAGRFDAVWVTEPRAYGKRPLAAAEARARLAPLGIAASAAPDPDEALDAAIARAGPDGTVVVVGSFYLAGDLRARWHPKRAVVLGRSSWPGQAPLV